In one Rattus rattus isolate New Zealand chromosome 16, Rrattus_CSIRO_v1, whole genome shotgun sequence genomic region, the following are encoded:
- the Srrt gene encoding serrate RNA effector molecule homolog isoform X4: MGDSDDEYDRRRRDKFRRERSDYDRSRERDERRRGDDWNDREWDRGRERRSRGEYRDYDRNRRERFSPPRHELSPPQKRMRRDWDEHSSDPYHSGYDMPYAGGGGGPTYGPPQPWGHPDVHIMQHHVLPIQARLGSIAEIDLGVPPPIMKSFKEFLLSLDDSVDETEAVKRYNDYKLDFRRQQMQDFFLAHKDEEWFRSKYHPDEVGKRRQEARGALQNRLKVFLSLMETGWFDNLLLDIDKADAIVKMLDAAVIKMEGGTENDLRILEQEEEEEQAGKTGETSKKEEGRAGPAPGDGERKVNDKDEKKEDGKQAENDSSNDDKTKKSEGDGDKEEKKEEAEKEAKKSKKRNRKHSGDDSFDEGSVSESESESESGQAEEEKEEAEEALKEKEKPKEEEREKPKDAAGLECKPRPLHKTCSLFMRNIAPNISRAEIISLCKRYPGFMRVALSEPQPERRFFRRGWVTFDRSVNIKEICWNLQNIRLRECELSPGVNRDLTRRVRNINGITQHKQIVRNDIKLAAKLIHTLDDRTQLWASEPGTPPAPTSLPSQNPILKNITDYLIEEVSAEEEELLGSSGGPPPEEPPKEGNPAEINVERDEKLIKVLDKLLLYLRIVHSLDYYNTCEYPNEDEMPNRCGIIHVRGPMPPNRVSHGEVLEWQKTFEEKLTPLLSVRESLSEEEAQKMGRKDPEQEVEKFVTSNTQELGKDKWLCPLSGKKFKGPEFVRKHIFNKHAEKIEEVKKEVAFFNNFLTDAKRPALPEIKPAQPPGPAQSLTPGLPYPHQTPQGLMPYGQPRPPILGYGVPTGGPPYPHAPYGAGRGNYDAFRGQGYPGKPRNRMVRGDPRAIVEYRDLDAPDDVDFF; the protein is encoded by the exons ATGGGTGACAGTGATGATGAATACGATCGAAGACGCAGGGACAAATTTCGAAGGGAGCGCAGTGACTATGACCGTTCCCGGGAAAGAGATGAAAGACGGCGAGGGGACGATTGGAATGACCG AGAGTGGGACCGTGGCCGTGAGCGCCGCAGTCGGGGTGAATATCGAGACTATGATAGGAACCGAAGGGAGCGCTTCTCTCCCCCTCGACACGAACTTAGTCCCCCACAGAAGCGCATGCGGAGAGACTG GGATGAGCACAGCTCTGACCCATACCACAGTGGCTATGACATGCCTTAtgctggggggggtgggggaccaACTTACGGCCCCCCTCAGCCCTGGGGCCACCCAGACGTCCACATCATGCAGCACCATGTCCTGCCTATCCAGGCCAG gctGGGCAGCATTGCTGAGATTGACTTGGGTGTGCCGCCACCTATAATGAAGTCCTTCAAggaattcctcctgtctctggatGACTCTGTGGATGAGACCGAGGCAGTCAAACGCTACAATGACTACAAGCTGGACTTCCGGAGGCAGCAGATGCAGGATTTTTTCCTGGCTCATAAAGACGAGGAGTG gTTCCGATCGAAGTACCACCCCGATGAGGTGgggaagcggaggcaggaggcCCGGGGGGCCCTGCAGAACCGACTGAAGGTGTTCCTGTCCCTCATGGAGACTGGCTGGTTTGATAACCTTCTCTTGGACATAGACAAAGCTGACGCTATCGTCAAGATGCTAGATGCAG CTGTCATTAAGATGGAAGGTGGCACAGAGAACGATCTCCGCATTttggagcaggaagaggaggaggaacaggcagGCAAGACTGGGGAGACCAGCAAGAAAGAGGAGGGCCGTGCTGGACCAGCCCCGGGGGATGGAGAGCGCAAGGTCAATGataaggatgagaagaaagaagatggaaaacaG GCTGAAAATGACAGTTCCAACGATGACAAAACTAAGAAATCTGAGGGTGATGGGgacaaggaggagaagaaagaagaggctgagaaggaagCCAAAAAG AGCAAGAAGCGGAACAGGAAGCACAGTGGTGATGACAGCTTCGATGAGGGCAGTGTATCcgagtctgagtctgagtctgagaGTGGCcaagctgaggaggagaaagaggaggctg AAGAGGCacttaaagaaaaggagaagcccAAAGAAGAGGAGCGGGAGAAGCCTAAGGATGCTGCAGGGCTGGAGTGTAAGCCCCGGCCCTTGCATAAGACTTGCTCTCTCTTCATGCGCAACATTGCGCCCAACATCTCAAGGGCAGAGATCATTTCT CTTTGTAAAAGATACCCAGGCTTTATGCGAGTGGCACTGTCAGAGCCCCAGCCAGAGAGGAG GTTTTTCCGCCGTGGCTGGGTGACTTTTGACCGCAGTGTTAACATTAAGGAGATATGTTGGAACCTGCAGAACATACGA CTCCGGGAGTGTGAACTGAGTCCCGGTGTGAACAGAGACCTGACTCGTCGTGTCCGCAACATCAATGGCATTACACAGCACAAGCAGATAGTGAGAAATGACATCAAGTTGGCAGCCAAGCTGATCCACACACTGGATGACAGGACTCAGCTCTGGGCCTCTGAGCCTGGGACGCCTCCTGCGCCCACA AGCCTGCCCTCTCAAAACCCCATCCTGAAGAACATCACCGACTATCTGATTGAGGAAGTGAGCgctgaggaggaggagctccTGGGGAGCAGTGGAGGACCCCCGCCCGAGGAGCCTCCCAAGGAAGGCAACCCTGCAGAGATCAATGTGGAGAGGGATGAGAAGCTGATCAAG GTCTTGGACAAACTTCTTCTCTACTTGCGTATTGTGCACTCTCTGGATTATTACAACACCTGTGAGTACCCTAATGAGGACGAGATGCCAAACCGCTGTGGCATAATCCACGTTCGGGGGCCCATGCCTCCCAACCGAGTCAGCCACGGAGAAG TGCTGGAGTGGCAGAAGACCTTCGAGGAGAAGCTGACCCCACTGCTGAGTGTGCGCGAATCCCTTTCTGAGGAAGAGGCCCAGAAGATGGGCCGGAAAGACCCAGAGCAGGAAGTGGAGAAGTTTGTCACCTCCAATACACAGGAACTGGGCAAGGATAAGTGGCTATGTCCTCTCAGTGGCAAGAAATTCAAG GGTCCAGAGTTTGTGCGCAAACATATCTTCAATAAGCACGCTGAGAAGATCGAGGAGGTGAAGAAGGAGGTGGCGTTCTTCAACAACTTCCTCACAGATGCCAAGCGCCCAGCTTTGCCTGAGATCAAGCCAGCTCAGCCACCTGGCCCTGCCCAGA GCCTGACCCCAGGACTTCCCTATCCACATCAGACACCACAGGGCTTGATGCCCTATGGTCAGCCCCGGCCTCCCATCTTGGGCTATGGAG TCCCAACAGGAGGGCCTCCATACCCCCATGCTCCATATGGTGCCGGCCGTGGGAACTATGATGCTTTTCGAGGCCAAGGTTATCCTGGGAAACCTCGGAACAG GATGGTTCGAGGAGACCCAAGGGCTATAGTGGAGTATCGCGACCTGGATGCCCCGGATGACGTTGATTTCTTTTGA
- the Srrt gene encoding serrate RNA effector molecule homolog isoform X2 — MGDSDDEYDRRRRDKFRRERSDYDRSRERDERRRGDDWNDREWDRGRERRSRGEYRDYDRNRRERFSPPRHELSPPQKRMRRDWDEHSSDPYHSGYDMPYAGGGGGPTYGPPQPWGHPDVHIMQHHVLPIQARLGSIAEIDLGVPPPIMKSFKEFLLSLDDSVDETEAVKRYNDYKLDFRRQQMQDFFLAHKDEEWFRSKYHPDEVGKRRQEARGALQNRLKVFLSLMETGWFDNLLLDIDKADAIVKMLDAAVIKMEGGTENDLRILEQEEEEEQAGKTGETSKKEEGRAGPAPGDGERKVNDKDEKKEDGKQAENDSSNDDKTKKSEGDGDKEEKKEEAEKEAKKSKKRNRKHSGDDSFDEGSVSESESESESGQAEEEKEEAEEALKEKEKPKEEEREKPKDAAGLECKPRPLHKTCSLFMRNIAPNISRAEIISLCKRYPGFMRVALSEPQPERRFFRRGWVTFDRSVNIKEICWNLQNIRLRECELSPGVNRDLTRRVRNINGITQHKQIVRNDIKLAAKLIHTLDDRTQLWASEPGTPPAPTSLPSQNPILKNITDYLIEEVSAEEEELLGSSGGPPPEEPPKEGNPAEINVERDEKLIKVLDKLLLYLRIVHSLDYYNTCEYPNEDEMPNRCGIIHVRGPMPPNRVSHGEVLEWQKTFEEKLTPLLSVRESLSEEEAQKMGRKDPEQEVEKFVTSNTQELGKDKWLCPLSGKKFKGPEFVRKHIFNKHAEKIEEVKKEVAFFNNFLTDAKRPALPEIKPAQPPGPAQSLTPGLPYPHQTPQGLMPYGQPRPPILGYGAGAVRPAVPTGGPPYPHAPYGAGRGNYDAFRGQGYPGKPRNRMVRGDPRAIVEYRDLDAPDDVDFF, encoded by the exons ATGGGTGACAGTGATGATGAATACGATCGAAGACGCAGGGACAAATTTCGAAGGGAGCGCAGTGACTATGACCGTTCCCGGGAAAGAGATGAAAGACGGCGAGGGGACGATTGGAATGACCG AGAGTGGGACCGTGGCCGTGAGCGCCGCAGTCGGGGTGAATATCGAGACTATGATAGGAACCGAAGGGAGCGCTTCTCTCCCCCTCGACACGAACTTAGTCCCCCACAGAAGCGCATGCGGAGAGACTG GGATGAGCACAGCTCTGACCCATACCACAGTGGCTATGACATGCCTTAtgctggggggggtgggggaccaACTTACGGCCCCCCTCAGCCCTGGGGCCACCCAGACGTCCACATCATGCAGCACCATGTCCTGCCTATCCAGGCCAG gctGGGCAGCATTGCTGAGATTGACTTGGGTGTGCCGCCACCTATAATGAAGTCCTTCAAggaattcctcctgtctctggatGACTCTGTGGATGAGACCGAGGCAGTCAAACGCTACAATGACTACAAGCTGGACTTCCGGAGGCAGCAGATGCAGGATTTTTTCCTGGCTCATAAAGACGAGGAGTG gTTCCGATCGAAGTACCACCCCGATGAGGTGgggaagcggaggcaggaggcCCGGGGGGCCCTGCAGAACCGACTGAAGGTGTTCCTGTCCCTCATGGAGACTGGCTGGTTTGATAACCTTCTCTTGGACATAGACAAAGCTGACGCTATCGTCAAGATGCTAGATGCAG CTGTCATTAAGATGGAAGGTGGCACAGAGAACGATCTCCGCATTttggagcaggaagaggaggaggaacaggcagGCAAGACTGGGGAGACCAGCAAGAAAGAGGAGGGCCGTGCTGGACCAGCCCCGGGGGATGGAGAGCGCAAGGTCAATGataaggatgagaagaaagaagatggaaaacaG GCTGAAAATGACAGTTCCAACGATGACAAAACTAAGAAATCTGAGGGTGATGGGgacaaggaggagaagaaagaagaggctgagaaggaagCCAAAAAG AGCAAGAAGCGGAACAGGAAGCACAGTGGTGATGACAGCTTCGATGAGGGCAGTGTATCcgagtctgagtctgagtctgagaGTGGCcaagctgaggaggagaaagaggaggctg AAGAGGCacttaaagaaaaggagaagcccAAAGAAGAGGAGCGGGAGAAGCCTAAGGATGCTGCAGGGCTGGAGTGTAAGCCCCGGCCCTTGCATAAGACTTGCTCTCTCTTCATGCGCAACATTGCGCCCAACATCTCAAGGGCAGAGATCATTTCT CTTTGTAAAAGATACCCAGGCTTTATGCGAGTGGCACTGTCAGAGCCCCAGCCAGAGAGGAG GTTTTTCCGCCGTGGCTGGGTGACTTTTGACCGCAGTGTTAACATTAAGGAGATATGTTGGAACCTGCAGAACATACGA CTCCGGGAGTGTGAACTGAGTCCCGGTGTGAACAGAGACCTGACTCGTCGTGTCCGCAACATCAATGGCATTACACAGCACAAGCAGATAGTGAGAAATGACATCAAGTTGGCAGCCAAGCTGATCCACACACTGGATGACAGGACTCAGCTCTGGGCCTCTGAGCCTGGGACGCCTCCTGCGCCCACA AGCCTGCCCTCTCAAAACCCCATCCTGAAGAACATCACCGACTATCTGATTGAGGAAGTGAGCgctgaggaggaggagctccTGGGGAGCAGTGGAGGACCCCCGCCCGAGGAGCCTCCCAAGGAAGGCAACCCTGCAGAGATCAATGTGGAGAGGGATGAGAAGCTGATCAAG GTCTTGGACAAACTTCTTCTCTACTTGCGTATTGTGCACTCTCTGGATTATTACAACACCTGTGAGTACCCTAATGAGGACGAGATGCCAAACCGCTGTGGCATAATCCACGTTCGGGGGCCCATGCCTCCCAACCGAGTCAGCCACGGAGAAG TGCTGGAGTGGCAGAAGACCTTCGAGGAGAAGCTGACCCCACTGCTGAGTGTGCGCGAATCCCTTTCTGAGGAAGAGGCCCAGAAGATGGGCCGGAAAGACCCAGAGCAGGAAGTGGAGAAGTTTGTCACCTCCAATACACAGGAACTGGGCAAGGATAAGTGGCTATGTCCTCTCAGTGGCAAGAAATTCAAG GGTCCAGAGTTTGTGCGCAAACATATCTTCAATAAGCACGCTGAGAAGATCGAGGAGGTGAAGAAGGAGGTGGCGTTCTTCAACAACTTCCTCACAGATGCCAAGCGCCCAGCTTTGCCTGAGATCAAGCCAGCTCAGCCACCTGGCCCTGCCCAGA GCCTGACCCCAGGACTTCCCTATCCACATCAGACACCACAGGGCTTGATGCCCTATGGTCAGCCCCGGCCTCCCATCTTGGGCTATGGAG CTGGTGCTGTCCGCCCTGCAGTCCCAACAGGAGGGCCTCCATACCCCCATGCTCCATATGGTGCCGGCCGTGGGAACTATGATGCTTTTCGAGGCCAAGGTTATCCTGGGAAACCTCGGAACAG GATGGTTCGAGGAGACCCAAGGGCTATAGTGGAGTATCGCGACCTGGATGCCCCGGATGACGTTGATTTCTTTTGA
- the Srrt gene encoding serrate RNA effector molecule homolog isoform X1 produces MGDSDDEYDRRRRDKFRRERSDYDRSRERDERRRGDDWNDREWDRGRERRSRGEYRDYDRNRRERFSPPRHELSPPQKRMRRDWDEHSSDPYHSGYDMPYAGGGGGPTYGPPQPWGHPDVHIMQHHVLPIQARLGSIAEIDLGVPPPIMKSFKEFLLSLDDSVDETEAVKRYNDYKLDFRRQQMQDFFLAHKDEEWFRSKYHPDEVGKRRQEARGALQNRLKVFLSLMETGWFDNLLLDIDKADAIVKMLDAAVIKMEGGTENDLRILEQEEEEEQAGKTGETSKKEEGRAGPAPGDGERKVNDKDEKKEDGKQAENDSSNDDKTKKSEGDGDKEEKKEEAEKEAKKSKKRNRKHSGDDSFDEGSVSESESESESGQAEEEKEEAEEALKEKEKPKEEEREKPKDAAGLECKPRPLHKTCSLFMRNIAPNISRAEIISLCKRYPGFMRVALSEPQPERRFFRRGWVTFDRSVNIKEICWNLQNIRLRECELSPGVNRDLTRRVRNINGITQHKQIVRNDIKLAAKLIHTLDDRTQLWASEPGTPPAPTSLPSQNPILKNITDYLIEEVSAEEEELLGSSGGPPPEEPPKEGNPAEINVERDEKLIKVLDKLLLYLRIVHSLDYYNTCEYPNEDEMPNRCGIIHVRGPMPPNRVSHGEVLEWQKTFEEKLTPLLSVRESLSEEEAQKMGRKDPEQEVEKFVTSNTQELGKDKWLCPLSGKKFKGPEFVRKHIFNKHAEKIEEVKKEVAFFNNFLTDAKRPALPEIKPAQPPGPAQILPPGLTPGLPYPHQTPQGLMPYGQPRPPILGYGAGAVRPAVPTGGPPYPHAPYGAGRGNYDAFRGQGYPGKPRNRMVRGDPRAIVEYRDLDAPDDVDFF; encoded by the exons ATGGGTGACAGTGATGATGAATACGATCGAAGACGCAGGGACAAATTTCGAAGGGAGCGCAGTGACTATGACCGTTCCCGGGAAAGAGATGAAAGACGGCGAGGGGACGATTGGAATGACCG AGAGTGGGACCGTGGCCGTGAGCGCCGCAGTCGGGGTGAATATCGAGACTATGATAGGAACCGAAGGGAGCGCTTCTCTCCCCCTCGACACGAACTTAGTCCCCCACAGAAGCGCATGCGGAGAGACTG GGATGAGCACAGCTCTGACCCATACCACAGTGGCTATGACATGCCTTAtgctggggggggtgggggaccaACTTACGGCCCCCCTCAGCCCTGGGGCCACCCAGACGTCCACATCATGCAGCACCATGTCCTGCCTATCCAGGCCAG gctGGGCAGCATTGCTGAGATTGACTTGGGTGTGCCGCCACCTATAATGAAGTCCTTCAAggaattcctcctgtctctggatGACTCTGTGGATGAGACCGAGGCAGTCAAACGCTACAATGACTACAAGCTGGACTTCCGGAGGCAGCAGATGCAGGATTTTTTCCTGGCTCATAAAGACGAGGAGTG gTTCCGATCGAAGTACCACCCCGATGAGGTGgggaagcggaggcaggaggcCCGGGGGGCCCTGCAGAACCGACTGAAGGTGTTCCTGTCCCTCATGGAGACTGGCTGGTTTGATAACCTTCTCTTGGACATAGACAAAGCTGACGCTATCGTCAAGATGCTAGATGCAG CTGTCATTAAGATGGAAGGTGGCACAGAGAACGATCTCCGCATTttggagcaggaagaggaggaggaacaggcagGCAAGACTGGGGAGACCAGCAAGAAAGAGGAGGGCCGTGCTGGACCAGCCCCGGGGGATGGAGAGCGCAAGGTCAATGataaggatgagaagaaagaagatggaaaacaG GCTGAAAATGACAGTTCCAACGATGACAAAACTAAGAAATCTGAGGGTGATGGGgacaaggaggagaagaaagaagaggctgagaaggaagCCAAAAAG AGCAAGAAGCGGAACAGGAAGCACAGTGGTGATGACAGCTTCGATGAGGGCAGTGTATCcgagtctgagtctgagtctgagaGTGGCcaagctgaggaggagaaagaggaggctg AAGAGGCacttaaagaaaaggagaagcccAAAGAAGAGGAGCGGGAGAAGCCTAAGGATGCTGCAGGGCTGGAGTGTAAGCCCCGGCCCTTGCATAAGACTTGCTCTCTCTTCATGCGCAACATTGCGCCCAACATCTCAAGGGCAGAGATCATTTCT CTTTGTAAAAGATACCCAGGCTTTATGCGAGTGGCACTGTCAGAGCCCCAGCCAGAGAGGAG GTTTTTCCGCCGTGGCTGGGTGACTTTTGACCGCAGTGTTAACATTAAGGAGATATGTTGGAACCTGCAGAACATACGA CTCCGGGAGTGTGAACTGAGTCCCGGTGTGAACAGAGACCTGACTCGTCGTGTCCGCAACATCAATGGCATTACACAGCACAAGCAGATAGTGAGAAATGACATCAAGTTGGCAGCCAAGCTGATCCACACACTGGATGACAGGACTCAGCTCTGGGCCTCTGAGCCTGGGACGCCTCCTGCGCCCACA AGCCTGCCCTCTCAAAACCCCATCCTGAAGAACATCACCGACTATCTGATTGAGGAAGTGAGCgctgaggaggaggagctccTGGGGAGCAGTGGAGGACCCCCGCCCGAGGAGCCTCCCAAGGAAGGCAACCCTGCAGAGATCAATGTGGAGAGGGATGAGAAGCTGATCAAG GTCTTGGACAAACTTCTTCTCTACTTGCGTATTGTGCACTCTCTGGATTATTACAACACCTGTGAGTACCCTAATGAGGACGAGATGCCAAACCGCTGTGGCATAATCCACGTTCGGGGGCCCATGCCTCCCAACCGAGTCAGCCACGGAGAAG TGCTGGAGTGGCAGAAGACCTTCGAGGAGAAGCTGACCCCACTGCTGAGTGTGCGCGAATCCCTTTCTGAGGAAGAGGCCCAGAAGATGGGCCGGAAAGACCCAGAGCAGGAAGTGGAGAAGTTTGTCACCTCCAATACACAGGAACTGGGCAAGGATAAGTGGCTATGTCCTCTCAGTGGCAAGAAATTCAAG GGTCCAGAGTTTGTGCGCAAACATATCTTCAATAAGCACGCTGAGAAGATCGAGGAGGTGAAGAAGGAGGTGGCGTTCTTCAACAACTTCCTCACAGATGCCAAGCGCCCAGCTTTGCCTGAGATCAAGCCAGCTCAGCCACCTGGCCCTGCCCAGA TACTCCCCCCAGGCCTGACCCCAGGACTTCCCTATCCACATCAGACACCACAGGGCTTGATGCCCTATGGTCAGCCCCGGCCTCCCATCTTGGGCTATGGAG CTGGTGCTGTCCGCCCTGCAGTCCCAACAGGAGGGCCTCCATACCCCCATGCTCCATATGGTGCCGGCCGTGGGAACTATGATGCTTTTCGAGGCCAAGGTTATCCTGGGAAACCTCGGAACAG GATGGTTCGAGGAGACCCAAGGGCTATAGTGGAGTATCGCGACCTGGATGCCCCGGATGACGTTGATTTCTTTTGA
- the Srrt gene encoding serrate RNA effector molecule homolog isoform X3: MGDSDDEYDRRRRDKFRRERSDYDRSRERDERRRGDDWNDREWDRGRERRSRGEYRDYDRNRRERFSPPRHELSPPQKRMRRDWDEHSSDPYHSGYDMPYAGGGGGPTYGPPQPWGHPDVHIMQHHVLPIQARLGSIAEIDLGVPPPIMKSFKEFLLSLDDSVDETEAVKRYNDYKLDFRRQQMQDFFLAHKDEEWFRSKYHPDEVGKRRQEARGALQNRLKVFLSLMETGWFDNLLLDIDKADAIVKMLDAAVIKMEGGTENDLRILEQEEEEEQAGKTGETSKKEEGRAGPAPGDGERKVNDKDEKKEDGKQAENDSSNDDKTKKSEGDGDKEEKKEEAEKEAKKSKKRNRKHSGDDSFDEGSVSESESESESGQAEEEKEEAEEALKEKEKPKEEEREKPKDAAGLECKPRPLHKTCSLFMRNIAPNISRAEIISLCKRYPGFMRVALSEPQPERRFFRRGWVTFDRSVNIKEICWNLQNIRLRECELSPGVNRDLTRRVRNINGITQHKQIVRNDIKLAAKLIHTLDDRTQLWASEPGTPPAPTSLPSQNPILKNITDYLIEEVSAEEEELLGSSGGPPPEEPPKEGNPAEINVERDEKLIKVLDKLLLYLRIVHSLDYYNTCEYPNEDEMPNRCGIIHVRGPMPPNRVSHGEVLEWQKTFEEKLTPLLSVRESLSEEEAQKMGRKDPEQEVEKFVTSNTQELGKDKWLCPLSGKKFKGPEFVRKHIFNKHAEKIEEVKKEVAFFNNFLTDAKRPALPEIKPAQPPGPAQILPPGLTPGLPYPHQTPQGLMPYGQPRPPILGYGVPTGGPPYPHAPYGAGRGNYDAFRGQGYPGKPRNRMVRGDPRAIVEYRDLDAPDDVDFF, encoded by the exons ATGGGTGACAGTGATGATGAATACGATCGAAGACGCAGGGACAAATTTCGAAGGGAGCGCAGTGACTATGACCGTTCCCGGGAAAGAGATGAAAGACGGCGAGGGGACGATTGGAATGACCG AGAGTGGGACCGTGGCCGTGAGCGCCGCAGTCGGGGTGAATATCGAGACTATGATAGGAACCGAAGGGAGCGCTTCTCTCCCCCTCGACACGAACTTAGTCCCCCACAGAAGCGCATGCGGAGAGACTG GGATGAGCACAGCTCTGACCCATACCACAGTGGCTATGACATGCCTTAtgctggggggggtgggggaccaACTTACGGCCCCCCTCAGCCCTGGGGCCACCCAGACGTCCACATCATGCAGCACCATGTCCTGCCTATCCAGGCCAG gctGGGCAGCATTGCTGAGATTGACTTGGGTGTGCCGCCACCTATAATGAAGTCCTTCAAggaattcctcctgtctctggatGACTCTGTGGATGAGACCGAGGCAGTCAAACGCTACAATGACTACAAGCTGGACTTCCGGAGGCAGCAGATGCAGGATTTTTTCCTGGCTCATAAAGACGAGGAGTG gTTCCGATCGAAGTACCACCCCGATGAGGTGgggaagcggaggcaggaggcCCGGGGGGCCCTGCAGAACCGACTGAAGGTGTTCCTGTCCCTCATGGAGACTGGCTGGTTTGATAACCTTCTCTTGGACATAGACAAAGCTGACGCTATCGTCAAGATGCTAGATGCAG CTGTCATTAAGATGGAAGGTGGCACAGAGAACGATCTCCGCATTttggagcaggaagaggaggaggaacaggcagGCAAGACTGGGGAGACCAGCAAGAAAGAGGAGGGCCGTGCTGGACCAGCCCCGGGGGATGGAGAGCGCAAGGTCAATGataaggatgagaagaaagaagatggaaaacaG GCTGAAAATGACAGTTCCAACGATGACAAAACTAAGAAATCTGAGGGTGATGGGgacaaggaggagaagaaagaagaggctgagaaggaagCCAAAAAG AGCAAGAAGCGGAACAGGAAGCACAGTGGTGATGACAGCTTCGATGAGGGCAGTGTATCcgagtctgagtctgagtctgagaGTGGCcaagctgaggaggagaaagaggaggctg AAGAGGCacttaaagaaaaggagaagcccAAAGAAGAGGAGCGGGAGAAGCCTAAGGATGCTGCAGGGCTGGAGTGTAAGCCCCGGCCCTTGCATAAGACTTGCTCTCTCTTCATGCGCAACATTGCGCCCAACATCTCAAGGGCAGAGATCATTTCT CTTTGTAAAAGATACCCAGGCTTTATGCGAGTGGCACTGTCAGAGCCCCAGCCAGAGAGGAG GTTTTTCCGCCGTGGCTGGGTGACTTTTGACCGCAGTGTTAACATTAAGGAGATATGTTGGAACCTGCAGAACATACGA CTCCGGGAGTGTGAACTGAGTCCCGGTGTGAACAGAGACCTGACTCGTCGTGTCCGCAACATCAATGGCATTACACAGCACAAGCAGATAGTGAGAAATGACATCAAGTTGGCAGCCAAGCTGATCCACACACTGGATGACAGGACTCAGCTCTGGGCCTCTGAGCCTGGGACGCCTCCTGCGCCCACA AGCCTGCCCTCTCAAAACCCCATCCTGAAGAACATCACCGACTATCTGATTGAGGAAGTGAGCgctgaggaggaggagctccTGGGGAGCAGTGGAGGACCCCCGCCCGAGGAGCCTCCCAAGGAAGGCAACCCTGCAGAGATCAATGTGGAGAGGGATGAGAAGCTGATCAAG GTCTTGGACAAACTTCTTCTCTACTTGCGTATTGTGCACTCTCTGGATTATTACAACACCTGTGAGTACCCTAATGAGGACGAGATGCCAAACCGCTGTGGCATAATCCACGTTCGGGGGCCCATGCCTCCCAACCGAGTCAGCCACGGAGAAG TGCTGGAGTGGCAGAAGACCTTCGAGGAGAAGCTGACCCCACTGCTGAGTGTGCGCGAATCCCTTTCTGAGGAAGAGGCCCAGAAGATGGGCCGGAAAGACCCAGAGCAGGAAGTGGAGAAGTTTGTCACCTCCAATACACAGGAACTGGGCAAGGATAAGTGGCTATGTCCTCTCAGTGGCAAGAAATTCAAG GGTCCAGAGTTTGTGCGCAAACATATCTTCAATAAGCACGCTGAGAAGATCGAGGAGGTGAAGAAGGAGGTGGCGTTCTTCAACAACTTCCTCACAGATGCCAAGCGCCCAGCTTTGCCTGAGATCAAGCCAGCTCAGCCACCTGGCCCTGCCCAGA TACTCCCCCCAGGCCTGACCCCAGGACTTCCCTATCCACATCAGACACCACAGGGCTTGATGCCCTATGGTCAGCCCCGGCCTCCCATCTTGGGCTATGGAG TCCCAACAGGAGGGCCTCCATACCCCCATGCTCCATATGGTGCCGGCCGTGGGAACTATGATGCTTTTCGAGGCCAAGGTTATCCTGGGAAACCTCGGAACAG GATGGTTCGAGGAGACCCAAGGGCTATAGTGGAGTATCGCGACCTGGATGCCCCGGATGACGTTGATTTCTTTTGA